The Persephonella atlantica region TTTACGGTAAGGTCAGGGCGTGTGTTTATCTGAGGAATATATCCCTTGACAGAAGAGGAAAGTATATTTTAGCATCCTGCTGGCTTCCCAAAAGTATAGTTGTCCTTGACGCAGAGAGCTTTAAGCCTGTAAAAGTTATAAAACAAAAAGGTCTGATATCTGCAATATACGAGCTGTACTCAAAAGACGAGGCAGTTTTTTCCTTTAGAGATAAACCATTTATAGGTTTTATGAATACTAAAAATTTCAGCATAAAGTACAAAAAAATAAAAGAGCCTTATGAAGACTTTTTTATAGACCCATTTGAAAATTACATAGTAGGAACCTCAAGAAAAGGAACTCTACTTACCGTCTATCAGATAAATAATGGAAAAGAGATATTTTCATATTCCATAAAAGGTATGCCCCATCTTGCATCAGCAACATTCTGGTATAAAAATGGCAAGTTTTACTTTGCCACTCCCCACATAGGAAAACCTTATGTTACCATCTGGCAGATGTACGACTGGAAGTTTATTAGGAAAGTTAACATAAAAGGAAATGGCTTTTTTGTCAGAACCCATCCAACAACGCCATATCTGTGGACAGATAACGGAAAGGATAAAATTGTATTGATTGATAAGAACAGCTATGGTGTGAAAACATTGGAAACTCAAAAAGGAAAAAGGGTAATACACACAGAGTTTTCAGGAGATGGTAACCTGGCATATGTAAGCCTTTACAACAGAGACGGAGCACTGCTGATTTACGACAGCATCACATTAAAACTGATAAAAAAAATCCCAGCCAGCATCCCTATAGGTAAGTACAACATAATAAACAAGTCCAGAAAGTATGCCCCTGTTTTGCTGGGCAGGGAAGTCTTTATGTTAAAATGCTGGGGATGTCACC contains the following coding sequences:
- a CDS encoding cytochrome D1 domain-containing protein — its product is MKRIVLLPLTLLIVFGAFAGELANGSQLYQKHCASCHGVDRAGTVAPPLLPLFLRKYSEKKLIYIIKNGLPATQMPPFPQLSEKEIKSIISYIRKPAKIEWSKEKILSSIQLDSSGEKKLPVKNIKNIVAVVERGHQKVWIMEGTKILDKFVFKNVHGGLKFSPSGERIYIPSRDGWIGRYDIDRGKFYGKVRACVYLRNISLDRRGKYILASCWLPKSIVVLDAESFKPVKVIKQKGLISAIYELYSKDEAVFSFRDKPFIGFMNTKNFSIKYKKIKEPYEDFFIDPFENYIVGTSRKGTLLTVYQINNGKEIFSYSIKGMPHLASATFWYKNGKFYFATPHIGKPYVTIWQMYDWKFIRKVNIKGNGFFVRTHPTTPYLWTDNGKDKIVLIDKNSYGVKTLETQKGKRVIHTEFSGDGNLAYVSLYNRDGALLIYDSITLKLIKKIPASIPIGKYNIINKSRKYAPVLLGREVFMLKCWGCHHQTQEAFAPSFRWIVNHRDKNIIISHIMNPEATYKQLGYERNAMPKLNLSKEELDAVLSYMMEFKDAENN